The genomic DNA GGGTACTTGGGCGATTTTTTCTCCGATAACTAATTGCGGTATTTGCATGATCTTTCCTCCCCAATGTGCGACGATTACTTACCATCTAGCTTGACGCTGGAGACAGGTAAAAATGTCTCGATTTATAGATGCTTGTTCTATCGCGCACCTTTTCAGCCTGCAGCCATAAGCTGAAGCGAGGACTGAGAAAGGAAGTGTTCCTGCGATGAGGCTCTGCCGCATTCGTGACTCTGTCACGGCTCGCACTGTTACAGCTGGAATCAAAAAATACAATGGTGTGGTGGTTGCCCCCCAGCGCATACTGGCGCGCCCTCATTTTACCATCGAAAGTGGCCCCTACACTGCAGGCTGGATTGGCTTTGAAGGGCGCGGCAGGGGTGTTTACGAGTTGGTGCACCTCTCCATAAAGCCAAAATTTCGTCATTTGGGGCTGGCACAGAGCGCGACCAAGCAGACTATCGCCTTGGCAAAGGGCGCCGGTGGCAGATATGCTTATACCCGTATCAATCACAAAAATCGACCTTCGATTTGCCTAGCACGCAAGTTAGGCTTCCGGCAAACCCATCGCGGCAAGACCTGCATTTTTGGAA from Bacillota bacterium includes the following:
- a CDS encoding GNAT family N-acetyltransferase, translating into MRLCRIRDSVTARTVTAGIKKYNGVVVAPQRILARPHFTIESGPYTAGWIGFEGRGRGVYELVHLSIKPKFRHLGLAQSATKQTIALAKGAGGRYAYTRINHKNRPSICLARKLGFRQTHRGKTCIFGRPI